The nucleotide sequence GTAATAGAAGGAGCAGGCACCCAGATAATACATGGCAACATTGGGtttctccccaccctctcccaTCATACTGTGACAGTCATCAGGAGATTGATGTCTAGGGAAAAGAGACAGCAGATCAATCTTTTCTAGTTCAGCTGGGTGACTTCTACAACCGGAATCAGTTCAGCTTTTTAAACAGCAGGCTTTAGTCATTCTTGACTGTGTTGGGGAAGGGCGTCTGTTCCTCTCAATGACTGAAATTGAAGCTGGGCCGAGTAGTTTGGCACCCACGCCCCAGTTTACTTTAAATAATAAACACACTTTATCGTATCCCagttcaaacaaaaaataatatttaggtatatacacacacacagtggataACCCACCCCTCCCTGATGCCCCTTTTGATCCAAGTCCTCAAAGAGCTATGTTACACAGCAGGTACATCGGAGGTCAGCTCAGTCCAGGAAATCTGCTCCGTGGGAGGTGTTTGCTGCTGGTGGTCTGCAGGAAGTCTGAGAaatgcagcccccaccccaaagccctcaggGCCTGGGGTAGGAAGAGTGCACACACGGGAAGGAGGAAATCTCTTCCAGGTGTCCCATGTGCATTGATCACCTCTCACAAAGGAGACTGTCTCGGTGTTGTAGATGTTGGGTTAATAACCCCAGCTGGGGAGATGGGAGAAGAGCTGGgtccaccctccccttccccccaaatctcAGCAGCAGGAGCTTTTTGGCTGCGTTTCACAGTCCATGAGCGATTGGTTTGCAGGGGACGGCAGCAGCCTTGGTCTCTGGACCATGGGCGCCTCCCCCaaggccctccccctccccccccggcacgCTCCCTGGGCAAAGCGCGTGGGTCTCCCCGCTTCACCTCCAGTGCGCGGCTCCTAGCAGGGGCAACCTCCCCTCCCGTGCagcgtctccccccccccccggtcccggcGGGCGAGTGACCCCAAGGCAGCCCCACGGCGCGCCCTATAGCACCTTGCAGCAGTTCAGGCAGCCGCTCGGGGCCCCGTAGCGCTTCTGCAGGGCGGCGCGGGTGGCCGTCTCGAAGACCTCGCGGACCCCTTCCTTGGTCTTGGCCGAGCACTCCAGGTAGTCGTAGGCCTGGATGCGCATGGCCATGGCCCGCCCGTCCTCGGTGCGCACGGGCTCCTGCTTCATGCGGGCCAGCTCGTTGCGGACGTGCTCGTCGTTGCGCAGGTCCTTCTTGTTGGCCACCAGGATGATGGGCACGTTGGGGCAGAAGTGCTTGACCTCGGGCACCCACTTCTCCGGGATGTTCTCCAGCGAGTCCGGGCTGTCCACCGAGAAGCACATGAGGATCACGTCGGTGTCCGGGTAGGAGAGGGGCCGCAGGCGGTCGTAGTCCTCCTGGCCGGCCGTGTCCCACAGGGCCAGCTCCACCTGCTTGCTGTCCACCTCGATGTCCGCCACGTAGTTCTCGAAGACGGTGGGCACGTAGACCTCGGGGAACTCGTCCTTGCTGAAGACGATCAGCAGGCAGGTCTTGCCGCACGCCCcgtcccccaccaccaccagcttCTTGCGGATCGCGGCCATGGCCAGGCTCGCCAAGCTCGCCTTGGGGTGCAGCAGGACGACGGAGGCGCCTTCttcgccccccgccccccttcctcctccctctcgCGGTCTACAGGGCACCGTGGCGAGCTGGGATGGGCGAGGCGCGGGGGGGGGTTTGTCTATCTCGCACCACGCGGGCGGGGGCTGAAACGGGATCGCTGCACCGCCGCTGTCACCTCCCCGGGGCTTTGTCGCTGCCGCGCTCTCCCCTGAAGCAGGGGGAACGGCTGCACCGCCCCGCTGTGCAGGCTGCCTGGCGGGCTCGCCTCGCCGCCTCCCGGGCTCTCCGGAGGCAGCTCGCCGTCTCCGCTCCCCGTAGGGCCTgcgcctctcccctgcagccgccTGGGGGGATTTTGTGGGGCAGGGGCTCGAGCAACGTGGGGCAGCGGTCGCCCGTAGCTCCGGCGGCTCCGAGTCGGGCTCCACCAGTGCTGCAGGCTGCCGCTGGGCGCTggtatttaaagggccagctacTTTCTTAATATAGCCGGCCAATGGCAAGGCAAAGAGTGAGGTCATCTTTTTGAAGGCGCTCAGCCATTGGCGGGGAGAGCGGCAGGCACtgaggcggggccgggccggaGCGACCGGCAGACTACGAGCAGGGGGGCGGCCGGCCGGCTGGCTGCCGGTGGCTGAGCTGGGCGGGGACTGCACCTTCCCGAAGGGTGGGGGTTCAAGGGGCCGTCTCTGCTCTTCGCCCCCGGGGCAGGTGCTCTTCCCAGGAGGGGTCCCGCTTCCTCGGAGctggaggtagggtgaccagatgtcccgattttatagggacagtcccggttgggggatctttttcttatataggctcctgtggacctcccccctccccccccagcccctgtcctgatttttcacatttgttgtctggtcaccctagctggacGGATTCCCCTTAAACTTTCCTGAATGGCACAGAAatttccctggtttcagagtagcagccgtgttagtctgtattcgcaaaaagaaaaggaggacttgtggcaccttagcgactaacacatttattagagcagaagctttcgtgagctacagctcacgattgcatccgatgaagtgagctgtagctcacgaaagcttatgctctaataaatgtgttagtcgctaaggtgccacaagtcctccttttctttttgagacatttccctgcctccctccctccactgcagTGTCTCCACATCAGTGTTTCTCAGAGCTTCACTAGCAGCTGTGCTGTATCGCTCGGAACAGAGCTCTCAAGCtagctccttcccagccccatctcccctctCACGGGCTGCAGTTAGTTACTGATACCAAAGGTTACACTTTCCACATGCTAAACACTTACTTTTCAGGCTGCAAATGATATGGAAGCAGATAAAAATACTTTGAGGGATCACCATTCCACAACCCGCCTAGGAATAAGTAACCACCTTCATGCCCAGTTTTGCCTTATTACCCTGTGCAAACATTGGCCTGCAATGAAATGCTCCCTCTCTGACAGGATTGCACACGGTTTATTGAGGTGCAATGCACTCAGCTTCCATCATTTAGAGctctaattaaaaatatttttcattcttctGTTTGTGTGAACAGTGAAACCTGCCTTAAGAGGCCACTGCAGGGAccagcaaataataataattagcaatCACACTGCCTAGCAAAGACCGTCTTTAAAGGTTGGACAAAATGGAACTGGCGTCCTCAGGGATTATTTTGAGTGGTTAgtttaaaaagttacatttagATCACTGACTAATAATAAAAACAGGACCCATCCACTTCCCCCCTTCAAATATAGTGataattttttctttaatctaAGATCCTCATATGCCAAGTTTCAGCCCAGAAGGAATATTTGTATGGAGGGATTATAAAAACCTAGAACTAGTAGACTTTAATTGAACTGCCCTGTGAATCTTAATTTATAATAATATTAGTAAGTCTACAAAATGACGCAGCTTACCAGTGGTAAACGGCAGACACCAACAAACACtctcatcaggtttcagagtagcagccgtgttagtctgtattcgcaaaaagaaaagtagtacttgtggcaccttagagactaacaaatttattagagcataagctttcgtgagcaacagctcacttcatcggatcaacTCTCATCAGGCACAAACAAGGACACCTACTAACAACCGAAAAAGAACAAGATGTGCACTGGACAGAACATTTCAAAGAATTGTTGAACAGGGAacacctaaagaggaagcaaacatctAGGAGGCAGAAGAAAatcttgatatcaacacagacaccATAACTAAGAAAGAGATCATTCAACCCATCAAATCCCTAAAAAATGGGAAGGCTCCTGGCAAGGATAATTTGAATGCAAAATTGCtcaaggtaaatcctaaattagcagcatctatcctggcccctctatttacatcagtctggaaaagggaaaaagtgccagatgagtggactAATGgagttatagtgaagataccaaagaaaggaactctcagtgattgtaataactggcgtGATATCACatttttatctgtgccaagcaaagtattgtgtaagatcatagtctAACGTACATCAAAGGCAGTtgatagcattctcagaaaagagcaagctggtttttggAAAGGGCATGGAtacacagaccagatcttcattCTACGAAAATAATAGAACAGTTCTTAGAATGGCAAAGacaactctacataaatttcgtagactttgagaaggcttttgatagcattcacaggaccagcctatggaGCATTCTGCAGGtatatggaattcctttccgtATAATCAACGTCATCAAAAGTTTCTATTtgaactttacatgcagtgttgatcacagtgagctcagttttgaagtcaaaaacaggagtacgtcagcggtgtgtcatgtctgcaatcctcttcaacattgccatcaacTAGGTAATGTGGCGTACAagagaagacatgccaagaggcactAAATGGACACtgttctcatcccttgaagacctggacttcgcagatgatgTTGCTCTCCTATCACATATCCAACATCATATACAAGAAAAAGCAACTCGACTCaacgcattcagccagcaaactgGACTtaaaatcaactgcaataagacagatttcatgacctttaatattacctcaccatcaccagtacggatagagggttatgttctcaccaatgtagaaacattcacatacttctgcagcaccatcagccaggatgagggaacaagccaggacatccggaacaaaatcaataaagccaggaacacctttaggagcttaaatacactctggaaatcatcaaaatgcaacaccaaaaccaaactcaagatttatcaaagctgcgtactttcaacactactttatagtggggaatgagaaagtatgacatgtccaaactgtcttcattccatataacctgcctcagaaaagtcctccgtatcttttggcccagaacaatctcaaaccaagatctgttgacacagtgcagccaagaagatctgagcaccatcattgtcAGGAGGTGTTGGAGGTGGATCGGTCATGTGCtctggatggaaactgattccatcaccagagtaacAATAAggtggacacctgaaggcaagtgaaaatgaggccgcttgaaaacaacatggcgaagagctttggaagccgagctgaaaaacctggggcacagctggggagccattgaaagacttgccagaaacagacaggagtggaggagcttcatcactgccctaaacgccagaggcaTAATAGGAACATCATGATGATGATTAGTAAGGTACATTAATCAGTAAGTTAATATGAAAgttaaacaaaaggaaggagCAAGTGATTCAGTTCATCAATATTTTGATGATGGGAGCTATTGAAAGCTCTAAAATAGATAGCTATGCTGAGCAcattaaaacaatgcattttaaaatcttaCAACATGATGGGTACCCTGTTGCTATCTACTGTGCTGTACCTTGGCTGCTATTATTGCTGCTCATTGAGTATCTCCTTAAGGTCTTGTTCCTGCAAACACTGACATACATGCTTAACTTATTCTATTGACTAATGActtgaatgggactactcatgagcCCTTCCAATGCAGGACTGGGTTCAAAGTACCCTTTTGTTAGCCTGTACAGACCTTAGTAAGTAGAACATAACTCCTAAGCCACAACTCCATATACATTGACCTCACatcacacttttttaaaaatatgtagccACTTGCATATATAGGATGTTTTGACAGACTTCCCTTAGACTATTACAGCAGTGTATTGTCAGTAGGACAAAGATGTGGTTGTGGTTCATTTAATCCCATACATTTGAATAAAATTAATCTTCTATAAggatctctctctttcccctttcccctgctgccAGGGGACTATATTTTGCCTTTGCAGGGTGATGGATTTGAAGACTTAGTAGATCATTTCCACCTCTGATTTATGCGATCCTATTTTGTAACTGGCTGTAAATCCTCTTGTGGTGATTGGTGCAGTATCTTTCACATTAAAGCTATTAAAACTATACAGAGCACAATCATGTACTCACTTTGACTGATGTTGGAGTCATGTTGGTATTAAAGGGACATCACCGCTTCAAAATCCCATTTCTATCCAaaagcctaccccttgctcagaAAAATATGATTGTAAAGCTCCAAAACTTGACAGGGGGATACAATATCTGAtacacttttaatttttaattggttAGATTTCAAGGTGTTGGTGTCCCTGTGAATCCACTCACTGGGCTAATTCTTTCTCCATCATAAGACCATAACAAAAGGTAAACCATCTCTGTAGAAATAAGATCTCACTTCCCATGAGGACAGAGGCTTCTAATTGTGGAACATTTGTGTCTTGTACTGTAAGGAGataattgggttttttttgtaacaaGTACTTTatgtataattttaaaagataatcCAAGTTCATTTGCTGTATAATTTAAACCACATTATCTACCTTTGCTGTTTGCAAGTTATTTGAACCTCTTTGAGCATGTGAACAAACTGTGTTTGGTTTTTTCATTGGAGGTTAGTGCCACCATGTGGCAACCCTAATGCTCTGTTCTGGTAAATCAGAACTTTTGCATCTGGGGAGGCAGAAAGAgaatttgtgaatattttgtaAGTATTTCTGTGTATTCAGTTTAAGATTTATTGTTGTTGATGATGATTTTTAACTTACTTTTGGACTCCATGAAGAAACATAGTTCAAATTAGATTTTAtcattttgtaaaaaagaaaagaaaa is from Dermochelys coriacea isolate rDerCor1 chromosome 3, rDerCor1.pri.v4, whole genome shotgun sequence and encodes:
- the RHOB gene encoding rho-related GTP-binding protein RhoB; the encoded protein is MAAIRKKLVVVGDGACGKTCLLIVFSKDEFPEVYVPTVFENYVADIEVDSKQVELALWDTAGQEDYDRLRPLSYPDTDVILMCFSVDSPDSLENIPEKWVPEVKHFCPNVPIILVANKKDLRNDEHVRNELARMKQEPVRTEDGRAMAMRIQAYDYLECSAKTKEGVREVFETATRAALQKRYGAPSGCLNCCKVL